A stretch of Chitinophaga caeni DNA encodes these proteins:
- a CDS encoding tyrosine-type recombinase/integrase, which translates to MEVVDFSGFDFREGRHKGAAVIWMDFKYDRAKIDLVKSLKGRWSRSEKCWYVPDKTHFRTLLGMEIPPVGKGGLSKLSLVNARELQRMKEVLQMKAYSPSTTKTYMVEFAQLLYILKDVPVDSLGYDRLRAYILYCINTLKISESQLHSRLNAIKFYFEQVLHKPDFFAEIPRPKKPSTLPKMLSQKEVKRIFNTVQNLKHLLMLQLCYGMGLRVSEVVNLKVSDIDSGRMQVLIEADKGKKDRYVPLPSAVLDLLREYYKAYHPKTCLFEGQYGGRYSVRSVQAVFKNAMKAAKVNKPIGIHGLRHSYATHLLEYGTDMSFIQQLLGHNDIKTTMLYAKVGNAQLNAIKSPLDRML; encoded by the coding sequence ATGGAGGTTGTTGATTTTTCTGGTTTTGATTTTCGGGAAGGTAGACACAAAGGTGCCGCAGTTATTTGGATGGATTTCAAATATGACCGGGCAAAGATTGATTTGGTCAAATCGCTGAAAGGCAGGTGGAGCAGGTCTGAAAAGTGCTGGTATGTGCCGGACAAAACCCATTTCCGCACACTGCTCGGGATGGAAATCCCACCGGTTGGCAAAGGGGGATTGTCCAAATTGTCACTCGTGAATGCTCGGGAGTTGCAACGCATGAAAGAGGTATTGCAGATGAAAGCCTACAGCCCGTCGACCACAAAGACATACATGGTAGAATTTGCACAACTACTGTATATTTTGAAAGATGTGCCCGTTGATTCGCTCGGCTACGACCGTCTCCGTGCTTACATCCTTTATTGCATCAATACATTGAAGATTTCGGAAAGCCAGCTGCACAGCAGGCTCAACGCCATCAAATTCTATTTTGAACAGGTGCTCCATAAACCGGATTTCTTTGCCGAAATTCCACGGCCGAAGAAGCCATCCACTTTGCCAAAAATGCTGAGCCAAAAGGAAGTAAAACGGATATTCAACACGGTACAAAACCTGAAGCATTTGCTGATGCTGCAACTGTGCTACGGAATGGGATTGCGAGTAAGTGAGGTTGTCAATCTGAAAGTGAGTGACATCGACAGTGGACGGATGCAGGTACTCATCGAAGCGGACAAAGGAAAGAAAGACCGGTATGTACCGCTACCGTCCGCAGTGCTTGATTTGCTGCGGGAATATTATAAAGCGTACCATCCTAAAACTTGCCTTTTTGAAGGTCAGTACGGTGGGCGGTATTCCGTCCGCAGTGTCCAGGCGGTGTTCAAGAATGCGATGAAAGCCGCAAAGGTAAACAAGCCGATAGGGATACACGGTTTGCGGCATAGCTACGCCACGCATTTACTGGAATACGGCACGGACATGTCATTCATACAGCAGCTACTTGGTCACAATGACATCAAGACCACGATGCTTTATGCAAAAGTCGGCAACGCGCAACTGAATGCAATCAAAAGTCCGTTGGACAGGATGTTGTAG
- the gap gene encoding type I glyceraldehyde-3-phosphate dehydrogenase, whose amino-acid sequence MGTSLKIGINGFGRIGRLVFRQIYNMPGIDVVAINDLTSPKQLAHLLKYDSAQGRFESEVKHTDKSIIVNGEEVNIYAQKDPSQIPWKEHGIDVVIECTGFFADKDKAMAHITAGAKRVVISAPATGDLKTVVFNVNHSILDGSEQVISCASCTTNCLAPMAQVLDDKFGIEVGTMTTVHAYTNDQNTLDAPHPKGDLRRARAAAANIVPNSTGAAKAIGLVLPSLKGKLDGNAQRVPTITGSLTELTCILKAKVTTEEVNAAMKAASNESFGYNEDDIVSSDIIGIRFGSLFDSTQTKVLTVGDKQLVKTVSWYDNEMSYVSQLVRTVHYFAGLIQK is encoded by the coding sequence ATGGGAACTTCTCTTAAAATTGGTATTAACGGTTTCGGCCGTATCGGTCGTTTGGTGTTTCGCCAAATCTATAACATGCCAGGTATCGACGTGGTAGCCATCAACGACTTGACTAGCCCTAAACAATTAGCGCACTTGCTGAAGTATGACTCAGCCCAAGGTCGATTTGAATCAGAAGTAAAGCATACTGATAAGTCTATCATCGTAAATGGTGAAGAAGTAAACATATATGCACAAAAAGATCCTTCGCAAATTCCTTGGAAAGAACATGGTATCGATGTCGTGATCGAATGTACCGGCTTCTTCGCTGACAAAGATAAAGCTATGGCGCACATTACCGCTGGTGCTAAAAGGGTCGTAATCTCCGCTCCTGCCACCGGTGACCTGAAAACGGTTGTTTTCAATGTAAACCACTCTATCCTCGATGGTAGCGAACAAGTAATCTCTTGCGCTTCTTGTACTACTAACTGCCTTGCGCCGATGGCTCAAGTGCTGGATGACAAATTCGGTATCGAAGTTGGTACTATGACTACTGTTCACGCTTATACTAACGACCAAAACACCCTGGATGCTCCACATCCTAAAGGTGACTTGCGCCGTGCCCGCGCTGCTGCTGCGAACATCGTTCCGAACAGCACCGGTGCCGCTAAAGCGATCGGCTTAGTATTACCTAGCTTGAAAGGTAAATTGGACGGTAATGCTCAAAGGGTGCCTACAATCACCGGTTCTTTAACCGAGTTGACTTGTATCCTGAAAGCTAAAGTTACTACCGAAGAAGTGAATGCTGCTATGAAAGCTGCTTCTAACGAGTCTTTCGGTTACAATGAAGATGACATCGTAAGCAGCGATATCATCGGTATCCGTTTCGGTTCCTTGTTCGATTCTACCCAAACAAAAGTGTTGACCGTAGGTGACAAACAATTGGTGAAAACTGTTAGCTGGTATGACAACGAAATGAGCTATGTATCTCAATTGGTACGTACAGTTCATTATTTCGCTGGCTTGATCCAGAAATAA